GGTACAGATAACGGTTGTAGTAGTTAAATAACTCAAGCGAATAATCGATACTATCATCAATTCGTTCCATTTGATCCAGGTTTTCATAAAAAGAATTGAAGAAATAAAAGTGATCGAAGTTTGTAAAATTTAATTGGGTAAAGTTGGCATGAATAAATGTTACGTTATTACCTCCTAATGCTTCTTTTGCTTTGTTCGCATGCGACAGCAGGTATTTTCGTTGCTCTACGCCAAAAAAATGAGCCCTGGGTGCATAATAGCCCGCCGATAAACAATATTTTCCTACTCCGCAACCAATGTCGAGTATCCGGGCATTGTCTTCTGCGGCCAGGAATTGAGTCGCCTTTACGGCAACTTCCAACGGCGTCCAGTGATACCGGTCCAGTGCCCGGATGGATGGAGGATAGAGTTTATTAAATGCATCGTCAGACTCAAAATAACCTGTAATAGCCTCCTGAAGAGGCTTCTTGCATTCCGTTTCCGTCATCAAATGCATTTCTTTATTGCCGGTCATACAGATCTTCTTTTATATTTTTGACTGTACGCGCTTTCCGGTAACAACCTCGTATTATGTTCTTTCTCCCAGGGCGTTATTACTGCAATCCAGCCCTCGCTTTCAGGGGTGTTTAATAACTGCGCACCATCGAGTGTCTCATTTACTTTAACAATATACCCATCCACCGGCATATGTGCCGTTATCTGGTAATCATTACAGATAATGACCGCCAGCGGTTCTCCTTCCCGCCTGAAACCTGTAAAAGGTTTTACGAATGAAATTTTATCTATTTTCCGGATTCCGATCAATTTAAACCAGCTGACACCTGTTGTCAGGTGGGTTTCATAGAAATCGACCCATTCGTGATCCCGGGTATACCTGCGTTCTTTAACTACATTATCCTCCATATCTTCAAGCTGCCAAAGATCGGGGATGAGCGCCTCCAAATAAATGTTTTTTCTTAGTTAAAAAACTGCGATTTATCAGTTTTAAAATCAACTAAATTTGCGTTGTGAGTATAAAGGGCGTTTTTCCAATAGAACAATGGAATTTCGGAAGTAATTCGATCTTTTCCGGTTTGTGTTTAGACGACCTGGACCTCTTGATGAGGCACCAGCTGGAACAAGTTTATAAAAAAGGAGAAATCATTTTCAGAGAAGGCATGCTTGCGCAGGGGATTTTTTATATTATGAACGGGGTGGTGAAAAAGTTTAAGGGGAATAACCATAACAAAGAACAAATCTTTTACGTTGCTAATGCCGGGGAACTGATTGGGTATCATTCTGTACTTTCCGGGGACCGTTATTTCGATTCTGCGGCGGCCCTGGAAGAAAGCAAAATTATTTTTATACCGAAGGAAGATTTTCTAAATACGTTGCAATCTTCGAAAGATCTGAGTGGCAGATTATTGAAAATCCTTAGCCATGAGTTCGCGGTACTCGTAAACGGGTTAAGCCTCATTAGCCAAAAACCGGTCAGAGAACGCCTTGCGCTTCAACTGATCGTATTGCGGGAAAAATACAAAGTGGATTTTCAGCCCGGCATGCCGGTAGTCATTAATATGAGCCGTGAAGACCTTGCAAACCTCGTTGGCACCGCCACGGAGAACGCTATACGGATATTAACCGAATTTAAAGAAGAAGGGATTCTTGAAACAACAGGCCGGAAAATATTTATTCACGATGTGGCCAAATTAATCAAGATTGCGGATTACAAATAATGAACGTCCCATATTTTAACGAAGTGCTCAAATACCAGAACCTTACCGGCCTTATAACAACGGCAATCGTCTCCTTGTAAAAACAGCAATAACGAACAAGATGGCAATGATGGTATTATCCTTTGGCAAAAGCCGTGGGATCGGTTTTCCGCAGGCCTGAGCGGATCTTTTATATGCCTCTAACTGGCAAGGCTTTTGTTTAGCATTTAATAAAACATGCGATCATGGCAAAGTATTCGAAAAAAGCAGGTGATAAAGTTGAAAAAACCATGCATGAAATGAAAAAAGGCGAACTGAAAAGCGGCAGCGGCAAAAAAGTAACCAGTCGCAGACAGGCCATTGCCATTGGTTTGTCGGAAGCCCGGAAAGAAGGCGCGAAGGTTCCGAAAAAAGCCAGCAGCAAAAAGACTCAAAAAGCCTGATGACCTACTGTGCTTCCGGCTGCTGTTCCCCGGCTCCGGTTTTTGAAGCCGTACCGGTTTCCTGTACCTGAGCCGAAGTACCCGCTGATGACGCATTGTGCCGGCTCCTGTGCTCATTGATTTTACCCGATAGCCGTTGATAGTACCGGTGTAATACTTCCAGCTCATCCTCTGTAAGATCCTCAACGTTTACCATACGGTTGCTGGCTTCCTTGCTGGCCGCAATCAATTCATCCAGCTTCAGCTGCGTAGCCCTTGAATCTTTATTCTGTGTCTTTTGGATCAGGAACACCATCAGGAACGTGATAATGGTTGTACCCGTATTGATCACCAGTTGCCAGGTGTCGGAGTAATGAAACACCGGTCCCAATACCAGCCAGGTCAATACCGTGGCAAAGGCAAAGCCAAATGCCGCAAAACTTCCGGCCCAATAAGTAATGCGGGCTGCAAGCTGTTCAAAAAAATTAATTTTCTTTTTTTTCATGATCCTGTTTTTACTGTATATATGTCCGTTAACTACGTCTGCCATGCATGCGTTTTATGCATCATGTTGCGGCGCCTCCAAAAGAACAGAAACGTTTTAACGAACACCAAATGTTCCAGTCTATGCAGGCTTATCCGGGAGCAACGCATCGATGATCATTTTTGCGGTGTAGGAAATTGTTTGAAGAATGATCGCCTCGGGTGATCCGGCAAATACCATTCGCTCCGAAAAGATCCTGTTCCCGGTCTTCATTCCATAAACAAACATTGTACCGACCGGTTTCTCAGGGGACTCACTACCCCCCGGAGCGGTGAGCCCGGTAACGCCTACATGAATGTCCGCAGGGATCAGCGGTACTAATCCCCGGGTTATGGCTTCGGTTACCGCCTCAGACTCGGGCGTATACGCTTCCACAAGCTTCCCTGGCACATTTAATACAGTTTCCTTCAGGGATGCATCATAACAGACAAACCCTCCCTTTAAAAATTTACCGGCATCCGGCAACAGGGCAAATTCCGCGGTGAGTCGCCCTGCGGTAGCGCTTTCAGCAAATGCGA
The sequence above is a segment of the Niabella agricola genome. Coding sequences within it:
- a CDS encoding glycine cleavage system protein H, with the translated sequence MEALIPDLWQLEDMEDNVVKERRYTRDHEWVDFYETHLTTGVSWFKLIGIRKIDKISFVKPFTGFRREGEPLAVIICNDYQITAHMPVDGYIVKVNETLDGAQLLNTPESEGWIAVITPWEKEHNTRLLPESAYSQKYKRRSV
- a CDS encoding Crp/Fnr family transcriptional regulator gives rise to the protein MSIKGVFPIEQWNFGSNSIFSGLCLDDLDLLMRHQLEQVYKKGEIIFREGMLAQGIFYIMNGVVKKFKGNNHNKEQIFYVANAGELIGYHSVLSGDRYFDSAAALEESKIIFIPKEDFLNTLQSSKDLSGRLLKILSHEFAVLVNGLSLISQKPVRERLALQLIVLREKYKVDFQPGMPVVINMSREDLANLVGTATENAIRILTEFKEEGILETTGRKIFIHDVAKLIKIADYK
- a CDS encoding class I SAM-dependent methyltransferase: MTGNKEMHLMTETECKKPLQEAITGYFESDDAFNKLYPPSIRALDRYHWTPLEVAVKATQFLAAEDNARILDIGCGVGKYCLSAGYYAPRAHFFGVEQRKYLLSHANKAKEALGGNNVTFIHANFTQLNFTNFDHFYFFNSFYENLDQMERIDDSIDYSLELFNYYNRYLYHQLNQKPIGTRVATFHSLEDEMPRGYHVVESSRSNRLKFWIKAER
- a CDS encoding CinA family protein, coding for MTDQYLNECGNWLLQRKLTIAFAESATAGRLTAEFALLPDAGKFLKGGFVCYDASLKETVLNVPGKLVEAYTPESEAVTEAITRGLVPLIPADIHVGVTGLTAPGGSESPEKPVGTMFVYGMKTGNRIFSERMVFAGSPEAIILQTISYTAKMIIDALLPDKPA
- a CDS encoding DUF6496 domain-containing protein — translated: MAKYSKKAGDKVEKTMHEMKKGELKSGSGKKVTSRRQAIAIGLSEARKEGAKVPKKASSKKTQKA
- a CDS encoding low affinity iron permease family protein — translated: MKKKKINFFEQLAARITYWAGSFAAFGFAFATVLTWLVLGPVFHYSDTWQLVINTGTTIITFLMVFLIQKTQNKDSRATQLKLDELIAASKEASNRMVNVEDLTEDELEVLHRYYQRLSGKINEHRSRHNASSAGTSAQVQETGTASKTGAGEQQPEAQ